The following are encoded together in the Paludisphaera mucosa genome:
- the xth gene encoding exodeoxyribonuclease III translates to MKIATYNVNGVNGRLPVLLQWLERSKPDVACLQELKGADEKFPIDAIREAGYEAVWHGQKGYNGVAILARGEQPQETRRGLPGDPDDTHSRYIEAVVRGVTIGCLYLPNGNPAPGPKFDYKLRWFERFNTHAASLLEERRPVVLAGDYNVIPTERDVYKPERWIDDALFRPEAREAYRRLVTQGWTDALRRQYPNEVVYTFWDYMRGAFSRDAGLRIDHLLLSPDLAPRLAAAGVDRDVRAMEKTSDHAPTWIEIEEKA, encoded by the coding sequence ATGAAGATTGCCACCTACAACGTCAACGGCGTCAACGGCCGCCTGCCCGTGCTCCTGCAATGGCTCGAACGGTCGAAGCCGGACGTCGCGTGCCTGCAGGAGCTGAAAGGCGCGGACGAGAAGTTCCCCATCGACGCCATCCGCGAGGCGGGCTACGAGGCCGTCTGGCACGGGCAGAAGGGCTACAACGGCGTCGCCATCCTCGCCCGGGGCGAGCAGCCGCAGGAAACCCGCCGCGGCCTGCCCGGCGACCCGGACGACACCCACAGCCGCTACATCGAGGCCGTCGTACGCGGCGTCACCATCGGCTGCCTGTACCTCCCCAACGGCAACCCCGCGCCCGGCCCGAAATTCGATTACAAGCTGAGGTGGTTCGAGCGATTCAACACGCACGCCGCAAGCCTGCTCGAGGAAAGGCGCCCCGTCGTCCTCGCGGGCGACTACAACGTCATTCCGACCGAGCGCGACGTCTACAAGCCGGAGCGATGGATCGACGACGCCCTGTTCCGACCCGAGGCCCGGGAGGCCTATCGCCGGCTCGTGACTCAGGGCTGGACGGACGCGTTGCGGCGGCAATATCCGAATGAGGTGGTTTATACATTCTGGGATTATATGCGAGGAGCCTTCTCGCGCGATGCAGGCCTGCGCATCGATCACTTGCTGTTGAGCCCCGACTTGGCGCCTCGACTCGCGGCCGCCGGCGTGGATCGAGACGTGCGCGCGATGGAGAAGACCAGCGACCACGCACCCACCTGGATCGAGATCGAGGAGAAGGCCTGA